The following coding sequences are from one Bufo bufo chromosome 2, aBufBuf1.1, whole genome shotgun sequence window:
- the RHOH gene encoding rho-related GTP-binding protein RhoH: MNAIKCVLVGDATVGKTSLLVRFTSETFPDTYKPTVYDSTGVDVFMDGVQISLGLWDTSGNDAFKSIRPISFQNADIVLLCFSVANHTSFLSVRNKWIAEVKQNLPHIPVLVVATQTDQRELNHLRVPCISSADGKQLAQDVRAKGYLECSALSNRGVQQVFECAVRTAVNQAKKRERRKRFSLVNECKII, translated from the coding sequence ATGAACGCCATTAAATGTGTGTTGGTTGGAGATGCTACTGTTGGGAAGACTTCACTTCTTGTCCGCTTCACATCTGAGACCTTTCCAGACACCTATAAACCAACGGTTTATGACAGTACAGGAGTAGATGTTTTCATGGATGGCGTCCAAATAAGCCTTGGACTTTGGGACACTTCAGGTAATGATGCATTTAAAAGTATTCGGCCCATTTCATTTCAGAATGCGGACATTGTTTTATTGTGCTTCTCCGTTGCCAATCATACTTCATTTCTAAGTGTGAGGAACAAGTGGATTGCCGAGGTCAAacaaaatctcccccatataCCAGTGCTTGTTGTCGCCACACAGACTGATCAGAGAGAGCTAAACCACTTACGAGTGCCATGCATTAGCTCTGCAGATGGTAAACAGCTGGCACAAGATGTTCGAGCCAAAGGATATTTGGAATGTTCAGCTCTAAGTAACCGGGGAGTTCAGCAGGTATTTGAGTGTGCTGTGAGGACTGCGGTCAATCAAGCCAAGAAAAGAGAGAGACGAAAGCGTTTCTCTTTGGTCAATGAGTGTAAAATTATTTGA